The stretch of DNA tgttattgagCGGAAAGATATAAAATCCACCATAGAAGGTTTTAGAGAacagtaataaaaaatattaaggatTTTGTACTTACGAAaggtgttttaattttataaagggCTTAAATACCATTTCTATTATAGGAAATGATTAAGTTATAAAGCCAAATAGTTAGGGTATGCCCCAAAATGTTCATGTAACATTACTTTGAACTCTTTAATGAGGACTCTTATTTAGTTCGGCAATTCGTTTCATTTATTTGGCCTTTTGCCCGGTAGTAACTTATACATATGccaacatacatacacacatatctACATAAATTCCTGAATAATTACAAGTGTAAAAAACAAGCGAAAAATGCAGAGATATATCTTaagaattctttttatttctacctctataaatataaataataaacttaaattacaaGTAAATGTGTTTGGatacttatttattgtaattttataAAGCATATTAAGTTATGTGGAATTCATTCTTTGTCTTAAAATCTTAATAACTGGTATATTTTATGATGGCAAATgttaactattatttatttattatatttaaattattttagaaatttttgttaagcaaaaacattatttgaataattgtgaataaaaaatacttacaAAAATACCACAAGATATCCACCACAATTGagcataacatttttgtggAGGACGTTTATAAACGATAACATTTTTGTGGAGGACGTTTATAAACGTTTTGATTGCACTTCACGTTGTTTCGTTACGTTTTGACTTTCTTGGTATTTTATTTGCCTGCTGGAATATACTAAACTCCATATCGAGAAGTTAGCATAGACACGAACCATGGGAGTATGGTCACCCTAAAATGTACGCAGGGTGCGGTTCATGTCTCCGCAAAGCCTGCGTAGTGAGACCATGCCAACTTATCGATATTCGGAAGACGTCGCCATCGATAGTTGGCCATCTCTGCAGCTACGGTATATAcagaaatcaaattttttgcaatttgaaTTGGATCCCAATTGGAACGAGCTTGTAAGCGAAAGATAACAATGAAACTGGAGGATTTGCTGACCAAGGGGTCCTCCTCGCCGCcggaggacgacgacgaggacgagaAGGTGGAGCTGAAGCCCCAGAAGTCGCAGGGCAGCGCCACCCCGGACGAGGGGGCGGAGAACGCGGAGGATGCGGCCGAGGATGCTGGCGAAAAGGAAGGCGCCGGGGGCAAGAAGAAGGGCACGCGCAAGAAGCGCTCCCTCAACTGGGAGGAGGCCGAGCGGGGCCTGCTGCTCGAGGTCATCAAGTCCAAGGTGGCCTTCGTGGAGAACCGCAGCGTGGACGCCAAGAGCATAAAGGCGAAGCGCCTGGCCTGGTCGCAGATCACCAAGCAGTGAGTTGCGCAAtcggtggaggaggagcagaCCTGTTCTAACGATTCCCCTTCCCCCACACACAGGTTCAATGCCCTCAACTTCCGCCACCGCCTGCTGGAGCAGATCCAGGTGCAGTGGCGCAGCATGAAGAACTCCGCGAAGCGTGAGCACCAGCAGAAGCACCCGAAGACGGAGCCGCTGGAGGGCATGCGCATGATCGAGTTCCTGGAGGAGATGCAGAAGGATCCGGTCACCTCGCGCAGCCAGACGCGCAGCGCCAACACGAACGGGGCCCTGAAGAAGGAGCTGCTCGACatcgacgaggacgaggacatGCCGCTCGCCGCTCTGCCCAACTCCACGAACGCCAGCGAGGACACGCTGCAGACCTCCACCATGGCCATCCCCTCGCCGCCGCCCTCCACCGCCGGCGGGGACGGGGACTCGCAGCAGGAAGGCACTCCCGCCCAGCCGCCGGTCCAGCGACGCAAGCGGGCCAAGGCCAAGCAGTCGCCCTCGGGCGCCAAGACAGAAGCCTCCGCCGAAACGGGGGAGGAGAACGAAAAGGCGGCAGCTTCACCGAGAAAGCGGCGGCAGAGGAATGTGAGTTTTTCATCTAGGAATCTTGCTTATCAAATGCCCATATACCAAAAATCTTAAACGTTTCATTAAGCTAATGGTTTTCTATAACTAACTACTTaggtttaatttattaaaatttaaagtgcaagtgattagaccgctgggctaccgaatttcacacttttggagtgatttttaaggcaaatcgcccttgtatatagaaaaaattttagaaaaaatatggcaattcgccgttggatttagaaaaggtcaaaacgtagcaaatcgaaataaaatcgcactaaatattagaaaaattaaccttAACCTGCCTTGAACTTATGGCAATGCTACATGGCCTATGCtacatatgaaattttaaagatttcgagAAGAAAGAAGATTTATTCTAAGATCTTCAATATTAATAATCCTATTTTCATAACTGATAgaatataaaatctaaaactcccactataataatatttcctcTTTCGCCAGCTCTCACAGGCCCAGTCGCTGTTGTCCGATGAGAACGAGGCCTCCAACAGCGTGGCTCCGAGCAGCTCGCACCCACAGTTCTCGCTGGGCGCCACACCGGCGGCGGACGCGAGTAGCCAGCCACTGGAGCTCGCCTCCGCCTCCTTCGAGGCGGAGCAGAAGTACAAGCAGGACCTGTTCCGGCTGCTGAAGCAGGCCCGCCTGGCCGAGATCGACTACGCCCGGCGGGAGCACGAGCAGAAGCTGCGCTTCGAGCAGATGGAGCAGGAGGTCAAGATGGCCTACTACCGGCAGGAGCAGGACCTCAAGCTGCGGCACATGCGCGAGGAGCACGACGTCCGGctgcggcagcagcggcgggaGCACGAGGCCCGCCTGGGGATCTACTCGCTGAAGGGGAGCGGCCTGAACGGCAGCATACAGGAGCAGAGCTCGGCCAAGTGCCATGCCAAGGCGGACTACAACAACGTGCACGAGGGGCCCGGGCCGTCGACCAGTGCGGAGGGGGCGCTGGCGCTCAACGCCGCCTGCAATTAGGGATCGGATTGGGTTGGCCCACATATGCATATACAATACGAATTGCCAGCAATTAGCAATTAGCGTGTAAGGGCATTTAGAGGAAACATCAACAGTACTTTAAAATTTAGCTTGAAATACGTTTAGCGAAATGTAGCTCAACTGGGGAATCCATATATTCCGGTTACGAATACGAAAGGGAATACTCATCGACACACTCAAGTTGCCACTCGGACGAAGGGACTGTTGTTTTTTGTGCATTTCGCACCGAACGAACTCACAGACATTGCATTTTCAAGAAATTAGTATTATATAATTGTATATCGGTATCAGTTAAGAAACTCCGGGCGAAGAGATCAATTCAAAACGCGGTTGTGTCGTCGAGAAACAAACTCAAACTCGAGCAAAATACTCAAGCACAGACTTTCGAATAAGTTCCCCTTGCAGAACGCAATTTACTCATCAGTCAGTATTCTCCATGGCCactgtattatttttatatattcgatTTTTTAGTTCTAAGCTTTTTATTACACTTAACTACCATCTATACATAGGGTGCAACCATGCCGTAAATGTAAATCAGTGTATGTTTGTCCATACATTAACGAGAACTTTTATAATTCGTGTAATCATAAGTTACTGTACGTCGTGTTGTATAGCGCTGTAATATCCTGTCACTTGCTTCAGCTTAATAAATACCGTATATCGGGCGAGAGCGAGGTAAATTAAACCATTagataaatacaaatacatagTGTGTAAACAGTTGGGCAGTGCGTTTTAATGGACTATATAATTGGAAAATCTCGAAAAATATTGGTTTgctaaaaatatcaaagtgTGCTAGTctgattttttacaatttcaaaTTCGAATTGTTATTTCTAACAGAGATtgcaataaaattgtattcctTAAGGATTAGTGCAAAATGAAGGACCTGGACGGTTCTCTGGATACCCTGGAAAATGCCCGCTTCAATTATCTCTATGTAAAGACTATTGCCAAGTTGGAAAAGGACTCCATCTTCTCACACAACGAGCTAGTCAGCATTGTGATGCTCTATCATAAATTCGTCCTGGTTAATGGACCCAGAGCTAAATATATGACCATCGCTCAACTGTCGATGCTAATGGAGCTTTTGTTTGAGATCGATGATCGTGATCTTAGTGCCACTATTGTGTATAGAATAGCCCATACTCGCGGATCCAGATCTCCGGATTTCTTTCCGGATAGACATGTGCATTTGGAGTCATTTGTGAGACTATTCACCATCTATTTTACCAGGGATCTGCAGATGAAGATGGAGTTTGCCTTTTCGGTGAGGAatttattctttattatttttagatagATATTTTAAACCTTTATTGTAGATCTACGATAAGACGGATTCCCAGCAGTTGAATGGCGAGCAAGTGGGTTTTTTCGTAAggaaattttttgattgcgaGGACGAAGACGAGGCCGCTGAACTGCGATTGGTTTGAAGAGTCTCCTATATATATTCagtgataaatatatttctcctCCCCTTACAGGACATGAAGGAAATGCTCTTCCTTAAATTCGACCTGGACAAGGATACCAATATCGGGGCGGAGGAATATTACGAGGTGGTTCGTCGACAGCCGGAGTTACTAGAGTGCTTTGGCCGCGTCTTTCCCCCGAATCCCCAAATGGAGGTCCTTGCACTATGCGCCAATGTAATGTCCTGGTTTGACGACTCTCCCAATCCCAGACTTATGACAAATCCAGAAACCGAAAGGGCAGTTAGTTAACAGGATGGTGATATATGAATCCTAAGTTAtatccgattttaaaattgtccAACGTGTTGAAAAAGAATAATATCCTGTTTACTAGagaaaaccttttaaaatgtactaaaaatgtattaaagtaatataaaaaataaagtaataacGGTTAGGTTTATTATTTGGTccgttactttttttaaattcgggTCTGTAGCTATAGCTATAATCGATTCCGATTACCTATGTCTTGATAGCAATACCAGTGCTGtcattttgtcctttttccggaTAGAATCAAAATATGTTCTATTTTAAACgccttttatataaaaaatatttacggaCAGGGTCCGGAAATAAGTGCTTGTTTCGTAAACAAGTTTTTAAGCTTTAATATTATGTCCcctatacatttaaaaatggttGTAATGCACTTCCCATTTTAATAATACTataatattacgtatacgcataaatataatattagcTATTAAATAATCAGGCGAGGAAGGCAGTGAGTCGGACacaaattataattacataattgaattagatatttaatccatttaaattaagtactACTTTGAACGCGTAGGTTAAGGAATGAAATGGTTGAAATGTTagatattacgtatacgcatataaaattaaatttccagcTTTTTTATGGCTTATCTGGCGTGTTTTTTTGGCAGCACTGATACCCACTGATACTGAACCCACGCACGCGAGACCTCCGTTGTAAACAATCCGAACGAGTCCCCTTAAACGCTTGCGGAATGGCCACCGAAGAGCACCAGCGCCTGGCCGGCATCGTGAAGAGCTGCCACGAGAGCCTGCGGCAGCTGACGAAGGAGCTGGGCGCCCGGGCGGCCTGGCAGGAGCACACGAGTCCGCGGAACGCCAAGCGGCTGGCGGAGTACGCCAAGGCCATGCGCCAACTGGCGTCCATATGGGAGACCAACGAGGGCAATGTGGAGCTGCAGGCGCGCAGCCGCATCAAGTGGGCCATCGACTACATCACCAAGTACTTCTTCACCGAGGGCATCTACCTGCAGAAGCGCCAGCGGGAGCAGCGCCTGCTGGAGTCCTACAGAGCGGAGGGCAAGCTGGGCGAGGTGGAGTGCCGGCTGATGGAGGAGCCGCCGGACAGGCTGCACGTGCTGGACGTGGGCAGCTGCTTCAATCCCTTCTCCAGTGCCCCCCACCTCGAGGTAACCGCCCTGGATCTGTGCCCCGCCACCGAAGACGTTCTGCAGGCGGACTTCCTCAAGGTGGAGGTGGTGCCGGAAATAGACGGGCCCCAGCTGGAGGCGGGCAGCGTAAGGAGGCTTCCGGCGAACCACTACGAGTGCGTCATCTTCAGCCTGCTGCTGGAGTACATGCCCAGCGCGGAGCAGCGGCTGCAGTGCTGCCTGAAGGCCTACGATCTGCTGCTGCCCGAGGGCATCCTCGTGCTCATCACACCCGACTCGCAGCACGTGGGCAAGAACGCGCACCTGATGAAGAACTGGCGCTACTCGCTGGCCAGGATCGGCCTGCTGCGGGTGCGCTTCGAGAAGCTGCCGCACATCTCGTGCATGGTCTTCCGCAAGGCCATCAGCCGGGAGCTCTCCCGCCACTGGGCGAGCGTCCACCGGGAGGAGGGGATGTGCGAGGAGATCCGGATACCGCAGGATGATAACTAGATAGCCAGATAAGAGGCCCCATAAATTACATTGTCCATGTCTACTTGTTTATGGCCTAACTTATCTGTGTGCTAAGTGCGAGTTAATAATAATGGTTGGCGATTTATCTACTATCTATAAATGCTACTGCTTCTGTTCCTGCGACTGGGGGAACAGGGCGGCGCCCGTCGTCTGGCGCTTCTTCATCGCCGAGGTGGCGCCCTGCGAAATCTTCATGATGTTCGGCGGCAGCGGCTTCTTCCTGTCCGCCTCCCACTCGGCGCGGTGGAGTCGCTGGCGGTGCTTGTACATGTTGGCGTTGGAGAAGAACGTCATGGGGCAGTTGGGGCAGGTGTAGAGCACCTCGCCGGTGTGGGTGGAAGTGTGTTCCTGTTGGATTAGATGGGTTTATGAATCTTATCTCTCTGTTCTCTCAAGACCTTAAACTCACCCGCAGATCCTGCGGTCTTTTAAAGGCCTTCTCGCACATCCCGCACTTGAACTTGCGCTCGCACAAATGGTTGTGGTAAATGTGCCGCTTGAGGGCCCTGGAATTGGTGGACGTCTTGTTGCAGATGTGGCAGCGGTGCTCCCCGCCCGGCGGCTCGTGCACCGTGTTCATGTGCTGCTTCAGTCCGGACAAGTGGCGCAGCCAGGTGCCGCAGATCTCGCACTGCACGGGATCGGGCTTGGGACGCGGCTCCTCGGAATGCTCCAGCTCGTGGTGC from Drosophila takahashii strain IR98-3 E-12201 chromosome 2R, DtakHiC1v2, whole genome shotgun sequence encodes:
- the LOC108069674 gene encoding uncharacterized protein, which translates into the protein MKLEDLLTKGSSSPPEDDDEDEKVELKPQKSQGSATPDEGAENAEDAAEDAGEKEGAGGKKKGTRKKRSLNWEEAERGLLLEVIKSKVAFVENRSVDAKSIKAKRLAWSQITKQFNALNFRHRLLEQIQVQWRSMKNSAKREHQQKHPKTEPLEGMRMIEFLEEMQKDPVTSRSQTRSANTNGALKKELLDIDEDEDMPLAALPNSTNASEDTLQTSTMAIPSPPPSTAGGDGDSQQEGTPAQPPVQRRKRAKAKQSPSGAKTEASAETGEENEKAAASPRKRRQRNLSQAQSLLSDENEASNSVAPSSSHPQFSLGATPAADASSQPLELASASFEAEQKYKQDLFRLLKQARLAEIDYARREHEQKLRFEQMEQEVKMAYYRQEQDLKLRHMREEHDVRLRQQRREHEARLGIYSLKGSGLNGSIQEQSSAKCHAKADYNNVHEGPGPSTSAEGALALNAACN
- the LOC108069651 gene encoding uncharacterized protein; protein product: MKDLDGSLDTLENARFNYLYVKTIAKLEKDSIFSHNELVSIVMLYHKFVLVNGPRAKYMTIAQLSMLMELLFEIDDRDLSATIVYRIAHTRGSRSPDFFPDRHVHLESFVRLFTIYFTRDLQMKMEFAFSIYDKTDSQQLNGEQVGFFVRKFFDCEDEDEAAELRLDMKEMLFLKFDLDKDTNIGAEEYYEVVRRQPELLECFGRVFPPNPQMEVLALCANVMSWFDDSPNPRLMTNPETERAVS
- the Samtor gene encoding S-adenosylmethionine sensor upstream of mTORC1, producing MATEEHQRLAGIVKSCHESLRQLTKELGARAAWQEHTSPRNAKRLAEYAKAMRQLASIWETNEGNVELQARSRIKWAIDYITKYFFTEGIYLQKRQREQRLLESYRAEGKLGEVECRLMEEPPDRLHVLDVGSCFNPFSSAPHLEVTALDLCPATEDVLQADFLKVEVVPEIDGPQLEAGSVRRLPANHYECVIFSLLLEYMPSAEQRLQCCLKAYDLLLPEGILVLITPDSQHVGKNAHLMKNWRYSLARIGLLRVRFEKLPHISCMVFRKAISRELSRHWASVHREEGMCEEIRIPQDDN